In the Loxodonta africana isolate mLoxAfr1 chromosome 1, mLoxAfr1.hap2, whole genome shotgun sequence genome, one interval contains:
- the LOC100670545 gene encoding histone H4, which yields MSGRGKGGKGLGKGGAKRHRKVLRDNIQGITKPAIRRLARRGGVKRISGLIYEETRGVLKVFLENVIRDAVTYTEHAKRKTVTAMDVVYALKRQGRTLYGFGG from the coding sequence ATGTCCGGTCGGGGTAAAGGAGGAAAAGGCTTAGGGAAAGGAGGTGCCAAGCGCCACCGCAAGGTGTTGCGGGACAATATTCAGGGTATCACCAAGCCAGCCATTCGGCGTCTTGCTCGGCGCGGTGGCGTCAAGCGCATATCTGGACTCATCTATGAGGAAACCCGTGGGGTGCTCAAAGTTTTCCTAGAGAATGTGATCCGCGACGCCGTCACCTACACAGAACACGCCAAGCGCAAGACGGTTACTGCTATGGACGTGGTCTACGCGCTTAAGCGCCAAGGGCGCACGCTCTACGGCTTCGGGGGCTGA
- the H1-6 gene encoding histone H1t → MLLLRRAGAVPWRCTNHSAPCPIKGPEARLAFTLLTGHYIFVCLRVAMSETAPAAPVPAPMEKLPAKKRGKKPVGLTGANRKVPSPSVSKLIIETLSVSQERAGMSLAALKKALAAAGYDVEKNNSRIKLGLKSLVSKGILVQTKGTGASGSFKLSKKAAPEPKGRVKKSASGKAKKLALSRDPKSKKSAKSNKVKKPRAAGVKKAARSVRKAKGTKVKQQRKSPPKARTGKLKAGKPKVTQQKINPRKAASKK, encoded by the coding sequence ATGCTCCTCCTCCGAAGGGCGGGGGCGGTGCCTTGGAGATGCACCAATCACAGCGCGCCCTGCCCTATAAAAGGCCCTGAGGCCCGCCTCGCTTTCACGCTTCTCACGGGTCATTACATCTTTGTCTGTCTTCGTGTTGCGATGTCTGAGACCGCGCCTGCAGCTCCTGTTCCAGCCCCGatggagaagcttccagccaAGAAGAGAGGGAAGAAGCCTGTCGGCCTGACAGGTGCTAACCGCAAGGTTCCGAGCCCTTCGGTGTCTAAGTTGATTATCGAGACGCTGTCGGTGTCGCAGGAGCGAGCGGGCATGTCTTTGGCTGCGCTCAAGAAGGCACTGGCGGCAGCTGGTTACGACGTAGAGAAGAACAACAGCCGCATCAAGTTGGGCCTCAAAAGCTTGGTGAGCAAAGGGATTTTGGTGCAGACCAAGGGCACCGGCGCTTCCGGCTCGTTCAAGCTCAGCAAGAAGGCGGCTCCAGAGCCCAAGGGCAGAGTCAAGAAGTCCGCCTCTGGTAAGGCCAAGAAGCTGGCTTTGTCGAGAGACCCGAAGTCTAAAAAGAGTGCCAAATCCAACAAAGTCAAGAAACCAAGGGCAGCAGGAGTTAAGAAAGCTGCCAGAAGTGTGAGGAAGGCTAAGGGCACCAAGGTCAAGCAGCAGCGGAAGAGCCCACCGAAGGCCCGAACAGGGAAGCTTAAGGCCGGGAAGCCCAAGGTGACCCAGCAGAAAATAAATCCCAGGAAGGCAGCATCGAAGAAGTGA
- the LOC100669973 gene encoding histone H2B type 1-C/E/F/G/I: MPEPAKSAPAPKKGSKKAVTKAQKKDGKKRKRSRKESYSVYVYKVLKQVHPDTGISSKAMGIMNSFVNDIFERIAGEASRLAHYNKRSTITSREIQTAVRLLLPGELAKHAVSEGTKAVTKYTSSK, encoded by the coding sequence ATGCCTGAGCCAGCGAAGTCTGCTCCTGCCCCGAAGAAGGGTTCCAAGAAGGCGGTGACCAAGGCGCAGAAAAAAGATGGCAAGAAGCGCAAGCGCAGCCGCAAGGAGAGCTACTCCGTCTACGTCTACAAGGTGCTGAAGCAGGTCCACCCCGACACCGGAATCTCCTCTAAGGCCATGGGCATCATGAACTCGTTTGTCAACGACATCTTCGAGCGCATCGCTGGTGAGGCGTCTCGCTTGGCGCATTACAACAAGCGCTCGACCATCACGTCCAGGGAGATCCAGACGGCCGTGCGCCTGCTGCTGCCTGGGGAGCTGGCCAAGCACGCCGTGTCCGAGGGCACCAAGGCCGTCACCAAGTACACCAGCTCCAAGTAG
- the LOC100669688 gene encoding histone H2A type 1-C yields MSGRGKQGGKARAKAKSRSSRAGLQFPVGRVHRLLRKGNYAERVGAGAPVYLAAVLEYLTAEILELAGNAARDNKKTRIIPRHLQLAIRNDEELNKLLGRVTIAQGGVLPNIQAVLLPKKTESHHKTKGK; encoded by the coding sequence ATGTCTGGACGTGGCAAGCAGGGTGGCAAAGCTCGTGCAAAAGCAAAGTCTCGTTCTTCTCGGGCGGGCCTGCAGTTTCCCGTGGGGCGTGTGCATCGTCtgctccgtaaaggtaactacgcCGAGCGGGTCGGGGCCGGCGCGCCGGTGTACCTGGCGGCGGTGCTGGAGTACCTGACCGCCGAGATCCTGGAGCTGGCGGGCAACGCGGCCCGTGACAACAAGAAGACGCGCATCATCCCGCGCCACCTGCAGCTGGCCATCCGCAACGACGAGGAGCTCAACAAGCTGCTGGGCCGCGTGACCATCGCGCAGGGCGGCGTCCTGCCCAACATCCAGGCCGTGCTGCTGCCCAAGAAGACTGAGAGCCACCACAAGACCAAGGGAAAGTAA